One Halorhodospira halophila genomic window, GGCCGGCTCCTCGCCCTGTGCCTCCGTCGGCGCTCCGGCGGCTGACGCCTCCTCGGGTGCCGACGGCTGTTCCGTGTCGTCCTTCATCCATGCCAGGGGATCGCGACCGAGCTTCTTCTCGCCGCCACTTTTCCTGTCGCCGCCGCTCGATCCGCTGCTTTTCGCCACGGCTGCTCCTCCTCTACGCTTCGGCCGCCGGCTCAAAGACCCGGTGTTGCTCCAGGTCCTCGGCCAACGCCCGGTAATCCTTCGCCCCGTTGCTCTCGGGGCGGTACTCGAAGATCGTCTGCCCGAACCCGGGTGCCTCGGCCAGGGCGACGTTGTCGCGCACCGCCGTCTTCAGGACCTGGCCCGGGAAGTACTCCTTGAGCTTGCCGAGTACCTCCTTGGGCAGGCGGCGCTGACCGTTGTAGCGGGTCACCAGGACGCACTTGCGGGTGTGGATACCCAACCCCCGCTCGACCCGCATCAGGGTGCGCATGAGCCCAGCCAACCCCTCCAGGGCCAGGTAGTCGCAGGAGACCGGCATCACCACCTCGTCGGTAGCGAGCAGCGCGTTGATCGCCAGCAGTCCCGACGAGGGCGGGCAGTCGATGACCACGTAGTCCGGGAACGGGTCGAGCCCCGCCACGGCCCGCTGCAGCAGCCAGCCGCGCTCGCGCCCACCGGCCATCTGCTCCACCTCGGGCAGACGCGGCCCCGGCGGCACCAGACGGACCCTCTCCCGGGCGGGCTGCAGGCGCTCGGCCAGCGGCACCTGATCGAAGAGGACGTCATCGAGCCCCGGATCGAGGCCCTCAAGCCCCAGGCTGGCGGCGAAGTGGCCCTGGGGGTCGAGGTCGATACCCACCACATCGCGCCCGGCCCGGGCCAGGGCGTGGGCGACGTTCACCGAGGAGGTGGTCTTGCCCACCCCGCCCTTCTGGTTCAGAAAGCAGGTAACGCGCGATCCGGCTGCGCTCATTCCCGCTCCCCACGCGCCCGGTCCATCTCATCGGCGAGCTGCTCGAGCAGACCCACGACCTGGCGAGAGTTGTCGGCCAGCTGCTCCAGCTCACCGGCCGCGGCGTCCACCTCGCCCTGGCTGTAGAGCTTGGCGGCCT contains:
- a CDS encoding ParA family protein, with the translated sequence MSAAGSRVTCFLNQKGGVGKTTSSVNVAHALARAGRDVVGIDLDPQGHFAASLGLEGLDPGLDDVLFDQVPLAERLQPARERVRLVPPGPRLPEVEQMAGGRERGWLLQRAVAGLDPFPDYVVIDCPPSSGLLAINALLATDEVVMPVSCDYLALEGLAGLMRTLMRVERGLGIHTRKCVLVTRYNGQRRLPKEVLGKLKEYFPGQVLKTAVRDNVALAEAPGFGQTIFEYRPESNGAKDYRALAEDLEQHRVFEPAAEA